From Ignavibacteria bacterium, one genomic window encodes:
- a CDS encoding MFS transporter, with product MRTKRLQRNIYLLRLLRVANMALFTIPVLVVYYRHHGLSMQDVMLLQAIFAVTMVVIEVPSGYFSDVLGRRKTMIIGTILALCGWACYVVAASFSEFLIAEAFLGVGMSFMSGTDSAMLYDSLLELGHTEQSLKEEGAQMSYANFSEAGASVIGGALAAVSLHLPFYVQAVWMLVPIVASVMLIEPSLHRRAGHKAGWQEMKEILSRVFLHDTHIRSLIITSSVLSATTLTMVWLIQPYWTYVGIPVALFGVLWASGNALVGVVSIRAHIVADRISTNSMLAILIVAVSLSCIIAGLWPSMITAGLLAVMYISRGLLNPIVNNDLNKRVTSGQRATVLSLRQLGMRFIFLIMAPFIGYMGDLTSIPTAVVITGSLSAFLWLSSALFKGFFKRLR from the coding sequence ATGAGAACGAAACGACTACAACGAAACATCTACCTCCTCCGACTCCTCCGTGTGGCGAACATGGCCTTGTTCACCATACCGGTGTTGGTGGTCTACTACCGTCACCATGGTCTGAGTATGCAGGACGTGATGCTCCTGCAAGCGATCTTCGCCGTGACGATGGTTGTGATCGAGGTTCCGAGCGGTTACTTCAGTGACGTGCTTGGCCGACGCAAAACGATGATCATCGGCACCATCCTCGCACTCTGCGGATGGGCTTGCTACGTTGTGGCCGCATCCTTCAGCGAGTTCCTCATTGCCGAGGCGTTCCTGGGAGTTGGAATGTCCTTCATGAGCGGAACGGACTCTGCCATGCTCTACGATTCACTTCTTGAGCTGGGTCACACGGAACAGTCGTTGAAGGAAGAGGGGGCTCAAATGTCCTACGCAAACTTCTCCGAGGCCGGTGCCTCGGTGATCGGCGGCGCGCTTGCCGCCGTGAGTCTGCATCTTCCATTCTACGTGCAGGCTGTGTGGATGCTTGTGCCGATCGTGGCATCGGTGATGCTCATCGAACCATCATTGCACAGACGGGCAGGACATAAGGCCGGATGGCAGGAGATGAAGGAGATCCTTTCGCGCGTCTTTCTTCACGACACACATATTCGCTCCCTCATCATCACGTCATCGGTCCTGTCAGCAACCACACTTACCATGGTCTGGCTCATTCAACCGTACTGGACGTATGTAGGAATCCCTGTGGCTCTCTTTGGAGTATTGTGGGCTTCCGGCAATGCGCTTGTTGGTGTTGTGTCCATCCGTGCACACATTGTTGCAGATCGCATCAGTACAAACTCGATGTTGGCTATTCTGATTGTCGCCGTCAGCCTGTCCTGCATCATCGCCGGACTCTGGCCAAGCATGATCACCGCCGGGCTGCTTGCCGTGATGTACATCTCACGCGGACTCCTCAATCCCATCGTGAACAACGACCTCAACAAACGCGTAACGAGCGGTCAACGCGCAACCGTGCTCAGCCTCCGCCAACTCGGTATGCGCTTTATTTTCCTCATCATGGCCCCATTCATCGGCTACATGGGAGACCTTACGTCTATCCCAACGGCAGTCGTGATCACCGGCTCTTTGAGCGCCTTTCTCTGGCTATCAAGCGCCTTGTTCAAGGGCTTCTTCAAGCGCCTTCGTTAA
- a CDS encoding GIY-YIG nuclease family protein → MKRNCIYIMSNKNRTTFYVGVTNNLMRRRLEHRAELAGDGFCGRYNICDVVYVEYFDKIVDAIRREKQIKEYARARKLALIESRNPKMLSLQPPFFNYPTSYE, encoded by the coding sequence ATGAAGAGAAACTGCATCTATATCATGAGCAACAAGAACCGCACAACATTTTATGTTGGCGTTACCAACAACCTAATGCGTCGCAGATTAGAGCATCGCGCAGAATTAGCGGGCGATGGCTTCTGTGGTAGATATAATATTTGCGACGTTGTCTATGTCGAGTATTTCGATAAGATCGTCGATGCTATTCGAAGGGAGAAGCAAATCAAAGAATACGCTCGTGCTAGAAAGTTGGCCCTTATCGAGAGTCGCAATCCTAAAATGTTATCACTCCAACCGCCGTTCTTCAATTACCCTACGTCGTACGAATAG
- a CDS encoding aldo/keto reductase, whose product MNYVQLGRTGLKVSQLCLGTMNFGYWIEEADSFPVMSRALEHGINFFDTANVYGWDKGKGRTEEVIGNWLTEDPSRRDKIVLATKLYGQMGDGVNDRGCSAYHIRKACEDSLRRLKTDHIDIYQMHHIDRSTPWDEVWQAMEQLVREGKILYVGSSNFAAWNIAQANELAKNRYFLGLVSEQSVYSLYNRHIELEVIPAAKAYGMAMIPWSPLAGGLLCGIFSVDDAVRRKRPQLIAAAEKKRPQIEAYEALCREIGMDYADVALAWILQRDGVTTPIIGPRTVEQIDANVRTLDVQLTPEVLAKLDVIWPGPGNQAPEAYAW is encoded by the coding sequence ATGAACTACGTCCAACTCGGCCGAACCGGCCTTAAGGTGTCGCAACTCTGTCTCGGAACCATGAATTTTGGCTACTGGATCGAGGAAGCAGACTCTTTCCCAGTGATGTCCAGAGCCCTGGAGCACGGTATCAACTTCTTTGACACGGCCAATGTCTATGGCTGGGATAAGGGGAAGGGCAGAACCGAAGAAGTGATCGGTAATTGGTTGACAGAAGATCCATCACGCAGAGATAAGATCGTCCTGGCCACAAAACTGTACGGTCAGATGGGGGATGGTGTGAACGACCGCGGTTGTTCCGCCTATCATATCCGCAAGGCATGTGAAGATTCGCTGCGCCGACTGAAGACGGACCACATCGATATCTATCAGATGCACCACATCGATCGTTCCACACCATGGGATGAGGTGTGGCAAGCAATGGAACAACTCGTTCGCGAAGGAAAGATCCTCTACGTTGGCTCATCGAATTTTGCGGCATGGAACATTGCGCAGGCAAACGAACTCGCAAAGAACCGATACTTCCTCGGACTCGTTAGCGAACAGAGTGTGTACTCGCTGTATAATCGTCACATCGAACTCGAAGTGATCCCCGCAGCAAAGGCGTATGGAATGGCTATGATCCCATGGAGTCCGCTGGCAGGGGGCTTGTTGTGCGGGATCTTCTCTGTAGACGATGCCGTTCGCAGAAAGCGTCCTCAACTCATCGCTGCCGCAGAAAAGAAACGTCCGCAGATCGAAGCTTACGAAGCACTCTGCCGTGAGATCGGCATGGACTATGCCGATGTTGCCCTTGCGTGGATCCTCCAGCGCGATGGAGTAACAACTCCCATCATCGGACCGCGCACGGTTGAACAGATCGATGCAAATGTCCGCACGCTTGACGTACAGCTCACGCCGGAGGTTCTGGCCAAACTCGACGTTATCTGGCCCGGTCCGGGCAATCAGGCCCCGGAAGCCTATGCGTGGTAG
- a CDS encoding Gfo/Idh/MocA family oxidoreductase — protein MRLSVIGSGHLGSIHARLLAQNPDVTLVGVVDPDETRGSAVALEHGAQWYPDLPSMPDVDAVVIAAPTLLHHSLAIDCLSRGFHCFIEKPVTATYSEAQDLMRRAEATDRLIQVGHVERFNPAIRALAAYNVSPLFIEAHRLAPFKPRAIDVSVIHDLMIHDIDLLLWMTGSEIVDIQATGVAVLTDTPDICNARLTFANGCVANVTASRISAKPMRKVRVFQKDSYVSLDLATGAVELYRLIETNALEPSHQVPLGTVNTGHGDKVIVYDTPTVESVNAIAEEQRSFLESIRTGSNAAVTLHDGAQAVRIAEWIDDLVRQ, from the coding sequence ATGCGTCTCTCCGTTATCGGGTCCGGTCATCTCGGATCCATCCATGCTCGACTTCTTGCTCAGAACCCAGATGTAACGCTTGTAGGCGTTGTAGACCCCGATGAAACAAGGGGTTCTGCCGTTGCCTTGGAGCATGGGGCACAGTGGTATCCGGATCTTCCGTCGATGCCGGACGTGGATGCGGTGGTGATCGCAGCGCCTACGTTGCTGCATCATTCATTGGCGATCGACTGCCTTTCGAGGGGCTTTCATTGCTTCATTGAGAAGCCCGTAACGGCAACGTATTCTGAGGCGCAGGACTTGATGCGTCGTGCAGAAGCAACGGACCGACTGATCCAGGTGGGTCACGTTGAGCGTTTCAATCCGGCCATTCGCGCACTTGCGGCTTACAATGTGTCGCCTCTGTTCATTGAGGCGCACCGATTAGCCCCCTTCAAACCTCGTGCAATAGATGTGAGTGTGATCCACGATCTGATGATCCACGATATCGATCTTTTGTTGTGGATGACGGGTTCGGAGATCGTGGACATCCAGGCAACGGGTGTTGCAGTGCTTACGGATACCCCGGATATCTGCAATGCGCGACTGACCTTCGCCAATGGCTGTGTGGCAAATGTGACGGCTTCTCGCATTTCCGCGAAACCAATGCGTAAGGTGAGGGTTTTTCAGAAGGACAGCTACGTGTCGCTGGATCTTGCTACCGGTGCAGTGGAGCTCTATCGTTTGATCGAGACCAATGCCCTGGAGCCAAGTCATCAAGTGCCGCTTGGGACTGTGAACACCGGTCACGGAGACAAGGTGATCGTTTACGACACACCTACTGTTGAATCCGTGAACGCCATTGCCGAGGAACAACGCTCGTTCTTGGAGAGTATTCGCACGGGTTCGAATGCAGCGGTCACTCTTCACGACGGAGCACAAGCTGTACGCATCGCAGAATGGATAGACGATCTGGTACGACAATGA
- a CDS encoding tyrosine recombinase XerC, protein MQFSVAIRMYLTALDVEKASSEHTVLAYAKALEQFQAFLEESWGSEPAVADIKEADIRPFLGWLHDKGLAKRSLRMKLAAVRSFFKFLVRSGELDHNPASLLTSPKIDKKLPSFLQQKEADDLWDVFDLTTVSGRRDRALCELLYGSGLRLSEALQLDLGDINIRQRTVRVVGKRSKERVVPVTQESIKSIDLYLEMRGQLAPSPEDPALFLGDRGKRLTSVSAWRIVKRSLGTITEAQRKSPHMLRHSFATHLLDNGADLSAVSDMLGHSSLSTTQIYTHVSVERLKDAYKKAHPRSE, encoded by the coding sequence ATGCAGTTCAGCGTAGCGATACGGATGTACCTCACCGCGCTCGATGTTGAGAAGGCCTCGAGTGAGCACACCGTTTTGGCCTATGCCAAGGCCTTGGAACAGTTCCAGGCCTTTTTGGAGGAATCCTGGGGCTCAGAGCCCGCCGTTGCCGATATCAAGGAGGCAGACATCCGCCCCTTCCTTGGCTGGCTTCACGATAAGGGGCTTGCCAAACGTTCCCTTCGCATGAAGCTGGCAGCCGTACGGAGCTTCTTCAAGTTCCTTGTACGCTCGGGAGAATTGGACCACAATCCGGCCTCGCTGCTTACCTCGCCCAAGATCGACAAGAAACTCCCCTCCTTCCTGCAACAGAAGGAAGCCGATGATCTCTGGGACGTCTTTGATCTGACAACCGTGAGCGGAAGACGGGACCGCGCACTCTGTGAATTGCTGTACGGATCCGGCCTGCGTTTGAGCGAAGCCCTGCAATTGGATCTGGGCGACATCAATATCCGACAACGAACCGTGCGGGTAGTCGGCAAGAGGTCCAAAGAACGCGTCGTCCCGGTCACACAAGAGAGCATCAAGAGTATCGACCTCTACCTCGAAATGCGGGGTCAACTAGCCCCCTCCCCAGAAGACCCAGCCCTCTTCCTCGGAGACAGAGGTAAACGTCTCACCAGCGTGAGCGCATGGCGCATAGTGAAACGCTCCCTAGGCACCATCACCGAAGCCCAGCGGAAGAGCCCTCACATGCTCCGGCATTCCTTTGCTACACACCTCCTCGATAACGGCGCAGACCTCTCCGCCGTGAGCGACATGCTCGGTCACTCCTCCCTCTCCACAACCCAGATCTACACCCACGTCAGCGTGGAACGGTTGAAGGACGCGTATAAGAAGGCGCACCCGAGGTCGGAGTAA
- a CDS encoding aldehyde dehydrogenase, with amino-acid sequence MLHIRNYINGHYCDPVGDVWIENVNPSTGEVYSLVARSTQIDIDAAVNAAREAFPFWSRMTSKARSEILLEVSRRIKLHLDDLALAESTDQGKPLSLARSMDIPRAIDNMAFFATEILHTHTDAYQTDENTINYTTRQPIGVVGCISPWNLPLYLFTWKIAPALAAGNTVVAKPSELTPMTAFMLGQICTDAGLPPGVLNIVHGLGAECGAAIVAHPDIKAISFTGGTVTGKAIAAVAAPMFKKLSLELGGKNPTIVYDDVDAVHVARMVARAAFTNQGEICLCGSRIFVQRGVYETFRDALIKETKKFVVGDPLLEETRLGALVNEAHMHKVLGYIELAQAEGGRVILGGKRVIPDGRCARGFFVEPTLIEGLDAACRVNQEEIFGPVATIMPFDTEDEVITWANSTMYGLAASVWTTNVGRAHRTAHRLESGIVWVNTWLNRDLRTPFGGVKSSGVGREGGTEALRFFTEPKNICLQV; translated from the coding sequence ATGTTGCATATCAGAAACTACATCAACGGGCACTACTGCGATCCTGTCGGCGACGTGTGGATCGAGAATGTGAACCCGTCTACGGGCGAAGTGTATTCGCTCGTGGCACGGAGCACCCAGATCGATATCGACGCGGCGGTCAATGCTGCCCGGGAAGCATTCCCTTTTTGGTCACGGATGACGTCCAAGGCGAGGTCCGAGATCCTCTTGGAGGTGTCGAGACGGATCAAACTCCATCTCGATGATCTGGCGCTTGCGGAGTCAACGGACCAAGGAAAGCCCCTTTCCCTGGCTCGCAGTATGGATATCCCTCGCGCCATCGACAACATGGCGTTCTTTGCTACGGAGATCCTGCACACGCATACGGATGCGTATCAGACCGACGAAAACACGATCAACTATACGACCCGACAGCCCATTGGCGTTGTTGGTTGTATCTCTCCCTGGAATCTTCCGCTCTACCTTTTCACATGGAAGATCGCACCGGCCCTCGCGGCCGGGAATACGGTGGTTGCCAAGCCGAGTGAACTCACACCGATGACGGCCTTCATGCTTGGTCAGATCTGTACGGATGCCGGACTTCCTCCGGGTGTTCTCAACATCGTCCATGGTCTCGGCGCCGAATGTGGAGCTGCCATCGTGGCACATCCGGATATCAAGGCGATCTCGTTCACAGGCGGCACAGTAACAGGCAAGGCCATCGCAGCTGTTGCGGCACCGATGTTCAAGAAGCTTTCGCTCGAGCTCGGCGGAAAGAACCCTACCATCGTCTATGATGATGTGGATGCTGTCCACGTAGCTCGGATGGTGGCTCGAGCGGCCTTCACCAATCAAGGAGAGATCTGCCTCTGCGGATCGAGGATCTTTGTGCAACGTGGTGTGTACGAGACCTTCCGCGATGCACTTATCAAGGAGACAAAGAAGTTCGTTGTTGGTGACCCGCTCTTGGAAGAGACCCGGCTTGGTGCACTTGTCAACGAAGCCCACATGCATAAGGTGCTCGGATACATCGAGCTGGCTCAAGCAGAAGGTGGACGTGTGATCCTTGGTGGTAAACGTGTGATCCCTGACGGACGATGTGCAAGGGGCTTCTTCGTTGAACCCACACTAATCGAGGGATTGGATGCAGCCTGCCGAGTGAACCAAGAAGAGATCTTTGGACCGGTTGCTACCATCATGCCCTTTGATACAGAGGATGAAGTGATCACATGGGCCAACTCTACCATGTATGGTCTGGCTGCATCAGTATGGACGACCAATGTTGGACGTGCTCACCGCACAGCCCATCGGTTGGAATCCGGCATCGTCTGGGTGAATACCTGGCTCAACCGAGATCTCCGTACGCCCTTTGGAGGCGTGAAAAGCAGTGGCGTTGGACGCGAAGGCGGAACCGAAGCACTGCGCTTCTTTACAGAACCCAAGAACATTTGTCTTCAGGTTTGA
- a CDS encoding RidA family protein: protein MDKIVINSDRAPEPVGAYPHARRVGNLLFLSGVGPRERGTKVIPGVTLTEDGTILDHDITEQTLSVFRNIRYIIEDAGSRWENIIDVQVYLTDMKNDFPVFNKLYAEHFAGVDACRTTIEIGALPTPIAVELKVIATI from the coding sequence ATGGATAAGATCGTCATCAATTCCGATCGTGCACCGGAACCCGTAGGTGCGTACCCACATGCTCGCAGAGTAGGGAACCTCCTGTTTCTCAGCGGAGTAGGTCCGCGTGAACGAGGGACAAAGGTGATCCCTGGCGTTACGCTCACTGAAGATGGCACCATTCTTGACCATGATATCACTGAACAGACCTTGAGTGTGTTCCGGAACATTCGATACATCATCGAGGATGCCGGGTCACGTTGGGAGAATATCATCGACGTGCAGGTTTACTTGACCGACATGAAGAACGATTTTCCTGTGTTCAACAAACTCTATGCAGAACATTTCGCAGGCGTAGATGCCTGCCGGACAACGATCGAGATCGGCGCCCTTCCAACGCCGATCGCCGTCGAACTGAAGGTCATTGCGACGATATGA